In the Mycolicibacter sp. MU0102 genome, one interval contains:
- a CDS encoding acyl-CoA thioesterase: MSSDAAVPPAPEGLTSQDFPVHWPVLTRWADNDMFGHLNNAVYYQLFDTAINGWIAAHVAIDPVAASELGVVAESGCRFLGELAFPDRLAVGLAVTRVGRSSVTYRLALFRAPDIGVDAAAVPLAALGHWVHVYVDRSTRRPVPIPDGIRALLATAQV; the protein is encoded by the coding sequence ATGAGTTCGGACGCAGCGGTCCCGCCCGCGCCGGAAGGGTTGACCAGCCAGGACTTTCCGGTGCACTGGCCGGTGTTGACCCGCTGGGCCGACAACGACATGTTCGGCCACCTCAACAATGCGGTGTATTACCAACTGTTCGACACCGCGATCAACGGCTGGATCGCCGCGCATGTCGCCATCGACCCGGTCGCGGCGTCGGAGCTGGGAGTGGTCGCCGAATCGGGCTGCCGCTTCCTGGGCGAACTCGCCTTCCCGGACCGGCTCGCGGTGGGGCTGGCCGTCACGCGAGTGGGGCGCAGCAGTGTCACCTATCGGCTCGCGTTATTCCGGGCCCCTGACATCGGAGTTGATGCCGCCGCCGTACCGCTCGCCGCGCTCGGGCACTGGGTGCACGTCTATGTCGACCGCAGCACCCGCAGGCCGGTGCCGATCCCCGACGGTATTCGCGCGCTGTTGGCCACCGCCCAGGTTTAG
- a CDS encoding SRPBCC family protein, with amino-acid sequence MPLVSKTVEVAADAATIMGIVADFEAYPQWNEEVKGIWVLARYDDGRPSQLRLDASYSGFDGTFIQAVYYPSATQIQTVLQQGDLFSKQEQLFSVVEIGPTTLLTVDMNVETQMSVPKPMLKKAFSNALDYLADNLKRRAEELASG; translated from the coding sequence GTGCCGCTCGTGAGCAAGACCGTCGAAGTCGCCGCCGACGCCGCAACGATCATGGGGATCGTGGCCGACTTCGAGGCGTACCCGCAGTGGAATGAAGAGGTCAAAGGGATCTGGGTACTGGCCCGCTACGACGACGGCCGGCCCAGCCAGCTGCGGCTGGATGCGTCCTACTCCGGTTTCGACGGCACCTTCATCCAGGCCGTCTACTACCCCAGTGCCACCCAGATCCAGACCGTGCTGCAGCAGGGCGATCTGTTCAGCAAGCAGGAGCAGCTGTTCTCGGTGGTCGAGATCGGCCCGACCACGTTGCTCACCGTCGACATGAACGTCGAGACGCAGATGTCGGTACCCAAGCCGATGCTCAAGAAGGCGTTCAGCAACGCTCTGGACTATCTGGCTGACAATCTCAAACGGCGCGCCGAAGAACTGGCTTCGGGCTAG
- the fadD5 gene encoding fatty-acid--CoA ligase FadD5 encodes MSHATVDPAEQPYRARRQNWVNQLDRHALMKPDAPALRFLGQTTTWSQLRDRVAALADALSRRGVRAGDRVMILMLNRTEFVESVLAANMLGGIAVPVNFRLTPPEIAYLVTDCEARVLITEPALVPVAAGVRELTGLLDHVVVAGGSASEGLIAYEDLISETGEPHAPVDIPNDSPALIMYTSGTTGLPKGAVLTHTNLVGQTMTALHTAGTGTSDVAFIGVPFFHIAGVGNLLPGMWLGIPTVINPLGAFDAGQLLDVLAAERVTGIFLVPAQWQAVCAQQQANPRDIRLRTMSWGAAPASDALLRQMAETFPGTKILAAFGQTEMSPVTCILLGEDATRKLGSVGTVIPTVSARVVDEQMNDVAVGEVGEIVYRAPTLMSGYWNKPEATAEAFAGGWFHSGDLVRMDEEGYVWVVDRKKDMIISGGENVYCAEVENVLADHPDIAEVAVIGRPHERWGEVPIAVAALSRTGLTLADLDDFLTQRLARYKHPKALEIVEALPRNPAGKVLKTELRINYGTAQGSE; translated from the coding sequence TTGAGCCACGCAACCGTCGATCCCGCCGAGCAGCCCTACCGGGCGCGTCGACAGAACTGGGTCAACCAGCTGGACCGGCACGCCCTGATGAAACCGGACGCTCCGGCGCTGCGGTTTCTGGGCCAGACCACGACCTGGTCGCAGCTGCGTGATCGCGTTGCTGCGCTGGCCGACGCCCTGAGCCGCCGCGGGGTCCGCGCCGGTGACCGGGTGATGATCCTGATGCTCAACCGCACCGAGTTCGTCGAGTCGGTGCTGGCCGCGAACATGCTGGGCGGCATCGCCGTCCCGGTCAACTTCCGGCTCACCCCACCGGAGATCGCCTACTTGGTCACCGACTGCGAAGCCAGGGTGCTGATCACCGAACCGGCGCTGGTGCCGGTCGCCGCTGGCGTGCGAGAGCTGACCGGACTGCTGGACCACGTGGTGGTGGCCGGCGGTTCAGCGAGTGAGGGCCTGATCGCCTACGAGGACCTGATCAGCGAGACCGGCGAGCCGCACGCGCCGGTCGACATTCCCAACGATTCGCCGGCCTTGATCATGTACACCTCGGGGACCACCGGCCTGCCCAAGGGAGCGGTGCTCACCCACACCAACCTGGTCGGCCAGACGATGACCGCGCTGCACACCGCCGGCACCGGCACCTCCGACGTGGCCTTCATCGGAGTGCCGTTCTTCCATATCGCCGGTGTGGGCAATCTGCTGCCCGGCATGTGGCTGGGCATCCCGACGGTCATCAACCCATTGGGTGCGTTCGACGCCGGCCAACTGCTCGACGTGCTGGCCGCCGAACGGGTCACCGGCATCTTCCTGGTCCCGGCCCAATGGCAGGCGGTCTGCGCCCAACAGCAGGCCAACCCGCGCGACATCCGGTTGCGGACCATGTCGTGGGGCGCGGCGCCGGCCTCCGACGCTCTGCTGCGGCAGATGGCGGAGACGTTCCCCGGCACCAAGATCCTGGCGGCCTTCGGACAGACCGAGATGTCGCCGGTCACCTGCATCCTCCTCGGCGAGGACGCCACCAGAAAGCTCGGTTCGGTCGGCACCGTCATCCCGACCGTCTCCGCCCGGGTCGTCGACGAGCAGATGAACGACGTCGCCGTCGGCGAGGTGGGCGAGATCGTCTACCGGGCGCCCACCTTGATGAGCGGCTACTGGAACAAGCCGGAGGCCACCGCCGAGGCCTTCGCCGGCGGCTGGTTCCATTCCGGCGATTTGGTCCGGATGGACGAAGAGGGCTACGTCTGGGTCGTCGACCGTAAAAAAGACATGATCATTTCCGGCGGCGAGAACGTTTATTGCGCAGAAGTGGAAAACGTTCTGGCCGATCACCCCGACATCGCCGAGGTCGCCGTCATCGGCCGTCCCCACGAGCGCTGGGGCGAGGTTCCGATCGCGGTCGCCGCGCTGTCGCGGACGGGCCTGACCCTGGCCGACCTCGACGATTTCTTGACCCAGCGGCTGGCGCGCTACAAGCACCCGAAGGCGCTCGAGATCGTCGAGGCCCTGCCCCGCAACCCGGCCGGGAAAGTGCTCAAAACCGAACTGCGCATTAACTACGGGACAGCTCAGGGATCCGAGTAG
- a CDS encoding MlaE family ABC transporter permease has translation MVGGFFRMCALTARALFVRPFQWRETLQQGWFITSVAIIPTIAVAIPLTVLLVFTLNILLAQFGAADVSGAGAGIAAVTQLGPLVTVLVVAGAGSTAICADLGARTIREEIDAMEVLGIDPIHRLVVPRVIAATVVALLLNALVIVIGLAGGFLFGVYLQNVSGGAYLSTLTLLTGLPEVIISTVKASVFGLIAGLVGCYRGLTVRGGSKGLGTAVNETVVLCVLALFAVNVVLTTIGVKFGTGT, from the coding sequence ATGGTCGGCGGATTCTTCAGAATGTGTGCTCTGACCGCCCGTGCGCTTTTCGTACGGCCGTTCCAATGGCGTGAGACCCTGCAGCAGGGCTGGTTCATCACCAGCGTCGCCATCATTCCGACCATCGCGGTCGCCATTCCGCTGACCGTTCTCCTGGTCTTCACGCTGAATATCCTGTTGGCGCAGTTCGGTGCTGCCGACGTTTCCGGAGCCGGAGCCGGCATCGCCGCGGTCACCCAGCTGGGGCCGCTGGTCACCGTGCTGGTGGTCGCCGGGGCCGGGTCCACCGCGATCTGTGCCGACCTGGGTGCCCGCACCATTCGCGAAGAGATCGACGCGATGGAAGTACTCGGCATCGACCCGATCCATCGACTGGTGGTCCCCCGGGTGATTGCCGCGACCGTGGTGGCCCTGCTCCTCAACGCTCTGGTGATCGTGATCGGTTTGGCCGGAGGCTTCCTCTTCGGTGTTTATCTGCAGAACGTGTCCGGCGGCGCCTACCTGTCTACGTTGACTCTGCTCACCGGGCTGCCCGAGGTGATCATCTCGACGGTGAAAGCCAGTGTGTTCGGACTTATCGCCGGTCTCGTCGGTTGCTACCGCGGCCTTACCGTCCGCGGCGGCTCCAAGGGCCTGGGCACGGCCGTGAACGAAACCGTCGTGCTGTGCGTGCTTGCGTTGTTCGCCGTGAACGTGGTGCTGACCACCATCGGCGTGAAGTTCGGAACGGGGACCTGA
- a CDS encoding ABC transporter permease: protein MSTSTVVRGRFPGLVANYQRYVGMAGRGLERSGRLGWFSVTALRQIPWALRRYRTETLRLVAELGMGTGAMAVIGGTVAIMGFVMLAGGSLIAIQGFTSLGNIGVETYTGFAAALVNVRVVGPVNAGIALAATVGAGATAELGAMRISEEIDALEVMGINSIAYLVSTRVVAGFTVIIPLYALALIMAFAAPQIVTTLFFGQSSGTYDHYFRTFLRPDDVFWSFIETILIAVVVMVTHCYYGFNASGGPVGVGAAVGQSMRLSLITVPTVVLLAALALYGVDPNFNLTM from the coding sequence ATGTCGACATCGACAGTTGTCCGGGGCCGTTTTCCCGGGCTGGTTGCGAACTACCAGCGCTACGTCGGGATGGCTGGCCGCGGGCTCGAAAGGAGCGGTCGGCTCGGCTGGTTCTCGGTGACCGCTCTCCGGCAGATTCCCTGGGCGCTGCGCCGGTACCGCACCGAGACGCTGCGCCTGGTCGCCGAATTGGGCATGGGCACCGGCGCCATGGCCGTGATCGGCGGCACCGTCGCCATCATGGGCTTCGTGATGCTGGCCGGTGGTTCGCTGATCGCGATCCAGGGGTTCACCTCGCTGGGCAACATCGGTGTGGAGACCTACACCGGTTTCGCCGCGGCGCTGGTCAACGTCCGCGTGGTCGGTCCGGTCAACGCCGGTATCGCGTTGGCTGCGACGGTCGGAGCCGGCGCCACTGCCGAACTCGGCGCGATGCGCATCAGCGAGGAGATCGACGCCCTCGAAGTGATGGGCATCAACTCGATCGCCTACCTGGTGTCCACCCGCGTGGTGGCAGGCTTCACCGTGATCATCCCGCTGTACGCGCTCGCGCTGATCATGGCGTTCGCCGCACCGCAGATCGTCACCACGTTGTTCTTCGGGCAGTCGTCGGGCACCTACGACCACTACTTCCGAACGTTCTTGCGGCCAGATGATGTGTTCTGGTCGTTCATCGAGACCATCTTGATCGCCGTGGTGGTCATGGTCACCCACTGCTATTACGGCTTCAACGCCAGTGGCGGTCCGGTCGGTGTCGGTGCCGCAGTGGGACAGTCGATGCGACTGTCCCTGATCACGGTGCCCACAGTCGTGTTGCTCGCAGCGTTGGCGCTCTACGGCGTCGACCCCAACTTCAACCTAACGATGTGA